A genomic segment from Armatimonadota bacterium encodes:
- the secDF gene encoding protein translocase subunit SecDF, protein MDTNTRWWIVIILVTLVSAWVVIIQPLTTGKGKEPFKLGLDLKGGVRVVLRAQTEKLPPEKQREWKPENMASVVDIVERRVNRLGVTESVVARQGLDRILVELPGVVDEKEALRLIQTTAQLEFWYLPSVQNERNPMARYRIEQREENGREVNVVYDTVQQKEVDIVEFLQDQKARAAEMGEQNPVVTGADLKPTCKLVYDQVGRPQVAFEFNAEGARRFGDFTRKHVGEILAIVLDNRIISAPRINEAILGGKGVIEGGFGAAEAAELATLLNSGALPVPLEIIQIAKVGATLGKESVRQSLWAGVVGLGLVLLFMLGYYLLPGVLASLALGLYTLYSLAAYKALGVVFTVPGIAGFILSIGMAVDANILIFERMKEELRSGKTLKAAIDDGFKRAFTAIFDSNVCTIITSIILFALGTGAVKGFALMLMIGVAISMFTAITVTRTMLWTLVNLGIGNNPRLFGLGRQWSLHFDIVGKKNLWFAISGTFIAIGVIAWAIGGLRLGVDFAGGSELQLRFDKPVNARQVQSVLAQSGFRDAKAVVGEGNLVFIRMREISAEEKEAIKRALASLGTPQEQSFTQISGIVSKEQTRNALIAVILSELLILLYLAVRFAIGGIREGFKFGVAAVIALVHDVLVLVGTFSIMGKLRGWEVDALFVTAMLTLIGFSVHDTIVVFDRIRENLRHRTRGETFHDIANKSILQTFARSINTSVTVILTLMALLVLGSPVVRLFTIALLVGIITGTYSSIFNAAPVVTWWEEVAERRGLRPATPRVAPAQPSEAVVRRDGAAEPEAAATTAASKPRPKRRRRA, encoded by the coding sequence TTGGATACAAATACCCGCTGGTGGATCGTGATCATACTGGTCACGCTGGTGTCTGCATGGGTGGTCATCATCCAGCCGCTGACGACTGGCAAAGGCAAGGAGCCTTTTAAGCTGGGTCTAGACCTCAAAGGAGGCGTGCGCGTAGTGTTGCGCGCACAGACCGAGAAGCTTCCCCCTGAGAAACAACGCGAGTGGAAGCCGGAAAATATGGCTTCCGTGGTGGACATCGTGGAGCGGCGTGTCAACCGCCTCGGCGTTACCGAGTCGGTGGTGGCTCGACAGGGCTTGGATCGTATTCTGGTGGAACTGCCCGGCGTTGTAGACGAAAAGGAGGCGCTGAGGCTCATCCAAACCACCGCGCAGCTGGAGTTCTGGTATCTGCCCTCTGTGCAAAACGAGCGCAACCCGATGGCGCGTTACCGCATCGAGCAGAGAGAAGAAAACGGGCGGGAAGTCAATGTTGTTTACGACACGGTGCAGCAGAAAGAAGTAGATATTGTGGAGTTTCTGCAGGACCAGAAAGCACGCGCGGCGGAGATGGGCGAGCAAAACCCCGTCGTCACCGGTGCGGATCTGAAACCGACCTGCAAGCTGGTTTATGACCAGGTGGGTAGACCGCAGGTGGCTTTTGAATTCAACGCCGAGGGCGCGCGCCGCTTTGGGGACTTCACCCGCAAACACGTTGGCGAGATATTAGCCATCGTGCTGGACAACCGTATTATCTCCGCTCCGCGCATCAACGAAGCGATACTGGGCGGAAAAGGCGTCATTGAAGGTGGCTTCGGCGCAGCGGAAGCAGCGGAGCTGGCGACCCTGTTGAACTCCGGCGCATTGCCTGTGCCCCTGGAGATTATCCAGATAGCGAAGGTAGGCGCGACGCTGGGCAAGGAGTCGGTGCGCCAGAGCCTGTGGGCAGGTGTGGTGGGACTGGGGCTCGTATTGCTGTTCATGTTGGGCTATTATCTGCTGCCCGGCGTTCTGGCGTCGCTCGCGCTGGGACTGTACACGCTCTATTCGCTGGCAGCGTACAAGGCATTAGGGGTCGTTTTCACCGTGCCGGGTATCGCCGGGTTCATCCTTTCTATCGGTATGGCGGTGGATGCGAACATCCTCATCTTCGAGCGCATGAAGGAGGAGCTGCGCTCAGGCAAAACGCTGAAAGCCGCCATTGACGACGGTTTTAAACGCGCTTTCACCGCTATCTTCGACTCGAACGTGTGTACCATTATCACCAGCATCATCCTGTTTGCGCTAGGCACAGGAGCAGTCAAAGGCTTTGCCTTGATGCTGATGATCGGGGTGGCTATCAGCATGTTCACGGCGATTACCGTGACCCGCACCATGTTGTGGACGCTGGTGAACCTGGGCATCGGCAACAACCCCCGTCTGTTCGGGTTGGGCAGGCAGTGGTCGCTGCACTTTGATATCGTAGGGAAGAAGAATCTGTGGTTTGCCATCAGCGGCACCTTCATCGCGATAGGCGTCATCGCGTGGGCGATCGGTGGTTTGCGGCTCGGTGTGGATTTTGCCGGTGGTTCCGAACTGCAGTTGCGTTTTGACAAGCCCGTCAACGCGCGTCAGGTACAGAGCGTGCTGGCGCAGAGCGGTTTCCGCGATGCCAAGGCAGTAGTAGGCGAAGGCAACCTGGTGTTCATCCGCATGCGCGAGATCAGTGCGGAAGAGAAAGAGGCTATCAAACGCGCGCTCGCCAGCTTAGGCACGCCGCAAGAGCAGAGCTTCACCCAGATTAGCGGTATCGTCAGTAAGGAGCAAACCCGCAACGCTCTGATAGCCGTTATCTTATCGGAGCTGTTGATATTGCTCTATCTGGCGGTGCGCTTTGCTATCGGGGGCATCCGCGAGGGCTTCAAGTTCGGCGTGGCAGCGGTGATTGCGCTGGTGCACGACGTGCTGGTGCTGGTGGGCACTTTCTCCATCATGGGCAAACTGCGCGGATGGGAAGTGGATGCGCTGTTCGTAACCGCCATGCTCACGTTGATCGGTTTCTCGGTGCACGATACCATCGTGGTGTTCGACCGCATTCGGGAGAACCTGCGCCATCGCACGCGCGGAGAAACCTTCCATGACATCGCCAACAAGAGTATCCTGCAAACCTTTGCCCGCTCCATCAACACATCGGTAACGGTAATCCTGACACTGATGGCGCTGCTGGTGCTGGGTAGCCCGGTGGTGCGCCTGTTCACCATCGCGTTGCTGGTAGGTATCATCACCGGTACATACTCCTCCATCTTCAACGCAGCTCCAGTGGTGACGTGGTGGGAGGAGGTTGCGGAGCGACGCGGCTTGCGTCCGGCAACGCCACGTGTTGCGCCGGCGCAACCCTCAGAGGCGGTGGTGAGGCGCGATGGTGCGGCAGAGCCGGAAGCCGCAGCTACGACTGCAGCCAGCAAACCACGCCCCAAGCGGCGTCGGCGGGCGTAA
- a CDS encoding aminoacylase has translation MSKDVRCFDLILRGGTVVDGSGGEPFVADVGVRGERIVAIGDLRQAFAPCVIEAAGLCVAPGFIDIHTHSDISLLYNPQQTSALAQGITTQVVGNCGIAMGLITEEPIFAYERRWLAPYGIRVTWEGRLARFYELVEERGTATHIIPQVAHGTLRKRVMGMERRPPTSAELGQMQQLIEQAVEDGVWGFSTGLEYAPGSYAQTEEIIALAKVAAKHGLFYSTHLRDEADRLVQAVQEALHIGEEAGIAIQLSHHKADGERNWGLVQRTLQMVEEARAKGLDVMLDQYPYDAYLTSLLTGILPDWATEGGPDAIVHRLTAPSVREQIRSEILVLHPDWNEPDHWQRVVIAVARNNRDLQGKSILHIARERGCHPLDCVLDILVEEHTFVSAARFTLSEEDVQTVLRYPLTMIGSDAIATAPLGKMSVDRVHPRNYGTFPRVLGRYVRELRLLSLPEAVHKMTGLPARRLGLHDRGILREGAVADITVFHPLTVQDRATFEEPHQLPIGIEYVLVCGKVALERGVPTGTLAGQVLRRRPA, from the coding sequence GTGAGTAAGGATGTGCGTTGCTTCGACCTGATACTTCGCGGCGGCACGGTGGTAGACGGCTCAGGTGGCGAACCGTTCGTCGCCGACGTGGGCGTTCGCGGAGAACGTATCGTGGCGATTGGCGACCTGCGGCAGGCTTTTGCTCCTTGCGTCATTGAGGCGGCAGGGCTGTGTGTGGCACCCGGTTTCATCGATATCCACACCCACTCCGACATCAGCCTGTTGTACAATCCACAGCAAACGTCCGCACTGGCACAGGGCATCACCACACAGGTAGTGGGCAATTGCGGTATCGCCATGGGACTGATTACCGAGGAGCCCATTTTCGCCTACGAACGGCGCTGGCTGGCTCCATATGGTATTCGCGTCACGTGGGAGGGCAGACTGGCGCGTTTTTATGAGCTGGTCGAAGAACGAGGCACTGCAACCCATATCATCCCACAGGTGGCACACGGCACGCTACGCAAGCGCGTGATGGGCATGGAACGCCGCCCGCCGACTTCTGCGGAGCTGGGTCAAATGCAGCAGCTGATAGAACAGGCGGTGGAGGACGGTGTATGGGGGTTCTCTACAGGGCTGGAGTATGCGCCCGGCTCATATGCACAAACGGAAGAGATTATCGCTTTGGCGAAAGTGGCGGCGAAGCATGGGCTGTTCTACTCCACCCACCTGCGCGACGAGGCGGATAGACTGGTGCAGGCGGTTCAGGAAGCACTGCACATCGGTGAAGAGGCGGGGATCGCGATACAGCTGTCGCACCACAAGGCAGACGGTGAACGCAACTGGGGGCTGGTGCAGCGGACACTGCAGATGGTGGAAGAGGCGCGCGCAAAGGGGCTGGACGTGATGCTGGACCAGTACCCGTATGACGCTTACCTCACCTCGCTGCTGACCGGAATCCTCCCCGACTGGGCAACCGAAGGTGGACCAGATGCTATCGTGCACCGTTTGACTGCCCCCTCTGTTCGTGAGCAGATCAGGTCGGAGATTCTGGTACTGCATCCCGACTGGAATGAGCCCGATCACTGGCAGCGTGTGGTGATTGCCGTCGCACGAAACAATCGCGACCTGCAGGGCAAAAGCATCCTGCATATCGCCCGCGAAAGAGGATGTCATCCCCTGGACTGTGTGCTGGACATCCTGGTAGAAGAACATACCTTCGTCAGCGCGGCGCGTTTCACCCTGAGCGAAGAGGATGTGCAAACGGTGTTGCGCTATCCCCTGACCATGATTGGCTCGGATGCCATCGCCACCGCGCCGCTGGGCAAGATGTCGGTAGACCGCGTGCATCCCCGCAACTACGGTACCTTCCCGCGCGTGCTGGGGCGTTATGTCCGCGAGCTACGCCTGCTCTCGTTGCCCGAAGCAGTACATAAGATGACCGGTCTGCCTGCGCGCAGGCTCGGCTTGCACGACAGGGGGATACTTCGCGAAGGAGCTGTGGCAGACATCACGGTATTCCACCCGCTGACGGTGCAGGATAGAGCGACCTTCGAGGAACCGCACCAGCTGCCCATCGGTATAGAGTACGTGCTTGTTTGCGGTAAGGTCGCTCTGGAACGAGGGGTGCCTACCGGTACGCTGGCTGGTCAGGTGCTCCGACGACGCCCGGCTTAG